TTAAGGCACCGATATGTCCCACTGTTTCTGATGTCGCAAAACGTAATGCACCACCAAAACCAAGACGGAATTGTGAACTATGCGGATCATGAGTCTGTAAGAACGGTGATTTCTTTTCATGCTCACGAACAATCGCCTCATGAATATTTAAAGCTGGTGCCTCTTTAGGCATAACCATTTTATCGTACAGAATCATCGCAATAAGCACGAGTGGCAGAATCACTGGTGCAGTAAATTCATTCATTCCTGTATCTAATGCATATTTATAAAATGCAAGGACAACTACAGTAATTAAGATATATGGAATAACCGGTACGAAAGCTCGTGCCATACCTGGTAGTGCCACTTTTGGCGAGTTCACACGGAACTTTTCTTCTGCCAATAAAAGGGATACACCCAAGAAAATAAATGCTGTTAGCCAGAAGACATAAATACCATGTCCGAATAATTCATCAGATGTAACATGACGACTATCCAACATCGCAATTAGAACGACCAAGAGACATGGACGTACAACCACCCCTAGGGAGCCAGACATTGCAGATACAGCTAATGCATATTGACGGCGAGCGCCTGCGTTCCAAACTTCCTTATAAATAATCGCACCAGCCGCGATAACGAAAATCCCCGAAGCACCGGTATAAGCAGTCGGTACAGCAGCAGCAATCAGAATTAACCAAGTTAAGGTTTCTGGCGCCAAGTTCCATGGACGAAGTACATTTAAGAACAAGTCCATAACACGGGTTTGCGTGAGTAACATACCCGCCCAAATAAATAAGGCAAGATTTAAGAAGATACCCGAGAACTCAACCAATAAACCAAGGTAAATCCCTTGCCCCATTGGATAATCCATAAAGAACGTGAATACAATACCTGTAATTAGTGCCATATAGGCATATAAAGGTACAGAAAGTAAGGCTAAACCTATATTACCGCCTTCACGTTTTGGTGGAGGTGAAACAAATAGTTGATACAGACTAATTAAGGTCAGAACAACAAACAGAATCATCCATATCCAGTAAATCGTTACTGTTTCATAAGTAGGTGTTACCCCGGAATTAATGACTGAACGATACTGGCTAATGACCGAGAAGCTTAGTAGCGCATTACCAATCAACATAAATAGAGAATACACTTTGTAATCTATTTTTGTTGCTGGATTACGCAAGCCAATATGGTGATATTTCAATGATGCAGTAATCGCTGAAATCAGTACCATAAAGACCAGTAAAATGGCACGGTTTTCTGTACCGAATTTAAAAATACCAAAGAAACCTGTTTCGATCGCACGATAAGTACGTACGCCCGGGTTTGCTTCGATATATTTAATAGTTTTGTCGTAAGCCTGATATTTTTCTTCACATTGCTGCTGTGCTGCTAGTAAGGATGCACGGACATCACTTTCCGATGCAGCACCAAAGAAGCTCGCAAAATCATCAGATGCATTTGCTTTCATCTGCTCTTTTACTTGAGCATCAATATTCGGATGTCGATCACAAGTCGGCTTTTCAGGCTCAGCACGCAAGAATGAATATTGCATGCCTGTAGCAGGGTCACCATAAAGACGTTCCCCGATACGTAATAATTGACCGTGGATCATTTCCCCGGTACCAATTATGAGCGTCATCAATAGTAAAATGAGGATAATGAATGTTGAGATCCATTCATTCCAGATATAACCCAGCAGACCTAATCCAGATCTTTTTTCTTGATATTCTTGCATAAATATTCCAATTTTGTTCTCTCAAATCCCTCATAACAAAGGCTTTGAGTCATGCAATTTCCTTGGTCAGGGGTATCGTCCATCCCCCTTCTACCAATCCCTTTATTCAACGATCAAATTTGCATCAAACTTTATCAATAAAGAATGACTAAAATCACTTTTTTAACAGTTTGTATTGTCAATCTTTCTATTTGAATCTTTGTATGAGCCAATAGCATCCTCCAAAGATTGCACCACCAATCGCCCCATATAGATGAGCTTCAGTTAAAACTGGACTACCAATGAGCTGGGCTGTTCCTGTTTGCCCAAATGTATTTTCCCAAATCAACTTTGCAACAATTAAACCTAAGACCAGAAATGCAAAATTCCTTTCTTTACGGTATTGCAAGTAAACCAAAGCAACTGCGGTATATAACCCATGGAGTACCCCAGAAAGGCCGGCATATGCATCGATATTGGGCAAATAAAAATAGAACACCAAGCTAATAAAAGGTGGTAAAAGAAAAAGAAGACTTAAAATGTGCCACACTTTGGTATGTGGAAATATGAAAGGCAAACACGCAAATGCCATCATATTTAAAAGAAAGTGAATCCATCCGACATGTACCCAGTGTGCTGTCCATAAACGCCAGAACTCGCCGAGTAAGCTTTCACGCCAATAGATAAAATAATCCGGAAACACCTGTAAACATGCAGAAACAGAAATGCACCCTGCGACCAAAAGCACTTTTTTATTGAGTACATGATCTTTCATAGCACACTCCTTTTAAACCAGACTCCTTACGATTACTAGAGTTAGTAACCGTAAAGAGTGAGTTCCTTCAGATCTATTTTACTGTGCTGGTGCAGTTTTCGTGTCAGCTGGGGCTTCCGATGCAGCTCCACCATCAAACAACTCATCCAATTCAGCTGAGCCTTCGTTTTTCTCATCCCAGAAATGAGACATACCGTCATCACCGGTACGAACACCAGTATGCTCAGTCCAGTAACGGTCAGAAATACCGCGCACAATTAAACCAGCCATACTATCGATTAATTTAAAGTTCGGATTGACTGGTTTGTCATCTGCTTGAGATGCAGCATAAGTTTTTAATGCATCACGGATTTTGGCATCGTCACCACTCGCTTGAGCAGCTACGGCATATAATGCATGAGATAAACGCACACCTTTTTGTTCACCAATTTGCACGGACTGTTTTAAAGTCTCATATGGATCAGGCTTCCCTTCATTAGCGCCTGGTAATAAAGTCCAGATCACTGCGCGCGTTGCATTTGGTGCGCCCCAGAATTTTTGGTTATCAAGGCAGACCATACCGCGCTCTACAATAGCAGCAATATCTTTCGGAACATTGACAGAACCGCCAGAGTTAATATCGTTGGTCACAGCTTGAAGACCACTAATC
The window above is part of the Acinetobacter baumannii genome. Proteins encoded here:
- a CDS encoding TRAP transporter large permease subunit, with product MQEYQEKRSGLGLLGYIWNEWISTFIILILLLMTLIIGTGEMIHGQLLRIGERLYGDPATGMQYSFLRAEPEKPTCDRHPNIDAQVKEQMKANASDDFASFFGAASESDVRASLLAAQQQCEEKYQAYDKTIKYIEANPGVRTYRAIETGFFGIFKFGTENRAILLVFMVLISAITASLKYHHIGLRNPATKIDYKVYSLFMLIGNALLSFSVISQYRSVINSGVTPTYETVTIYWIWMILFVVLTLISLYQLFVSPPPKREGGNIGLALLSVPLYAYMALITGIVFTFFMDYPMGQGIYLGLLVEFSGIFLNLALFIWAGMLLTQTRVMDLFLNVLRPWNLAPETLTWLILIAAAVPTAYTGASGIFVIAAGAIIYKEVWNAGARRQYALAVSAMSGSLGVVVRPCLLVVLIAMLDSRHVTSDELFGHGIYVFWLTAFIFLGVSLLLAEEKFRVNSPKVALPGMARAFVPVIPYILITVVVLAFYKYALDTGMNEFTAPVILPLVLIAMILYDKMVMPKEAPALNIHEAIVREHEKKSPFLQTHDPHSSQFRLGFGGALRFATSETVGHIGALIILMALSASVGGLIERSEVVELLPTHLGSIYISLACIALLLAIIGMCTDPFGAVILVAATIAPVAYENGIHPIHFWMIVLVAFEFGYVTPPVALNHLLTRLSVGDDEVNAADAEAKEKYTSFYYRYERWLLPIIVLFSSLVLVTYAPLILKLFGWYK
- the rrtA gene encoding rhombosortase; protein product: MKDHVLNKKVLLVAGCISVSACLQVFPDYFIYWRESLLGEFWRLWTAHWVHVGWIHFLLNMMAFACLPFIFPHTKVWHILSLLFLLPPFISLVFYFYLPNIDAYAGLSGVLHGLYTAVALVYLQYRKERNFAFLVLGLIVAKLIWENTFGQTGTAQLIGSPVLTEAHLYGAIGGAIFGGCYWLIQRFK